A stretch of the uncultured Desulfobacter sp. genome encodes the following:
- a CDS encoding ABC transporter substrate binding protein: MIKSCHQKKTKVLFSTIFVCLFSSWIIFWLYSTALAQDTSLKRVLILHSYHKGHSWNDKISLGIESVLNETEQNMELFFEFMDTKRNYDNQHLENLTQLLKHKYRDKAIDVVISSDDHAFNFLFSHSATLFPGIPIAFCGVNDFKKSSIPKDKQYTGVIESPDLEKTVALAMQLHPKTKKIFALVDKTVSGIALRKQLGEIIPHFNKKINFELSNEIERPSIIKQLKELPEESIVLWLTLFSDKYNNRISINDVKKMLKKHCNVPVYSLWEEYLGMGIVGGKLINGYFQGKTAATMAQKILQGEKANNIPIINKSPNPYEFDYNLLSRFNIDIKQLPADSIVINRPDSFYSLHRQLVWSIAACMVILLSIIAFLGSHILYRKNAEKQIRSSKELLEKIINSVPQSIFWKDRTGRYLGCNKAYALITGVKEPSRIIGLTCADLPGSSEEIANFQTNDRKVMATGKPKTNIIEKTHNADGKQAWIKTSIAPLQDEEGKIFGMLGIFDDITRQKEMEKALEKKIITLTLPLDNPDGIEFEDLFDLKETQKIQDEFAKAMGVASLITRPDGTPITAPSNFCRFCSMIRCTPTGLSNCIASDESQGRPIKGGPNISCCLSAGILGGVVAVEIRGRHLGSWGIGQVRDENNLTTEKQIKEYALGIGADQEELIKAYKEIPSMSRKHFEDITQVLYNLINYWSTMAYQNLQQARLISDLKRSQHEREQLQSQLIQAQKMEAIGRLAGGVAHDFNNMLTTILANAEIALLTMPPDAKFTNNIKEIVKASKQSSDLTRQLLGFARKQAIAPKILDLNQVVGDLTKMLRRLIGESIDLEWRPLADLWPVKADTGQITQILTNLCANARDGIQGVGKIIIETANTTLDKNYCITHEAGIPGDYTCICVSDTGCGMTKETMDNIFEPFFTTKTEGKGTGLGLATVYGIVQQNKGAIEVDSELDIGSTFKIYFPRHMPRQAPKREAACEKNKFLGNETILVVEDDPGVLKIALTILKALGYCVLVANNPHEAITVCKDYTSAVDLLLTDVVMPDMSGPELAQALIKTRPDLKVLFMSGYSKDMIRHHGIHDEITQFIGKPFSAQSLSEKIRKIFDGKDAEG; this comes from the coding sequence ATGATAAAATCATGCCATCAGAAAAAAACTAAAGTGTTATTCTCAACTATATTTGTTTGTCTTTTCTCCTCTTGGATAATTTTCTGGCTTTACAGCACAGCACTTGCTCAGGACACATCACTTAAACGCGTACTTATTCTCCATTCCTACCACAAGGGGCACAGCTGGAATGACAAAATATCTTTAGGTATTGAATCGGTGCTTAACGAAACCGAGCAAAATATGGAACTTTTTTTTGAATTTATGGATACAAAAAGAAATTATGATAATCAACACCTTGAAAACCTGACACAATTATTGAAGCATAAATATAGGGATAAAGCCATTGATGTCGTTATTTCATCTGACGATCATGCCTTTAATTTCCTTTTCAGCCACTCTGCCACCCTTTTTCCGGGAATACCCATCGCTTTCTGCGGCGTTAACGATTTTAAAAAATCATCAATTCCCAAAGACAAACAGTACACGGGCGTCATTGAGTCACCGGACCTGGAAAAAACGGTAGCGCTTGCAATGCAGTTGCATCCAAAGACAAAAAAAATATTCGCACTTGTGGATAAAACTGTAAGCGGGATTGCGCTTCGAAAACAGCTTGGCGAAATTATTCCCCATTTTAATAAAAAAATAAATTTTGAACTGTCCAACGAAATAGAGAGACCATCAATAATTAAGCAGCTTAAAGAACTGCCCGAAGAGAGCATCGTCCTGTGGTTGACGCTGTTCTCTGATAAATATAACAATCGGATCAGTATAAATGACGTTAAAAAAATGCTTAAAAAACATTGCAACGTACCTGTATACAGCCTTTGGGAAGAATATTTAGGCATGGGAATCGTCGGTGGCAAGCTTATCAACGGATACTTTCAAGGTAAAACAGCAGCCACGATGGCGCAAAAGATCCTGCAGGGGGAAAAAGCAAACAATATTCCAATCATCAACAAGAGCCCCAACCCCTATGAGTTTGATTACAACCTTTTGTCACGATTTAATATAGACATTAAACAACTGCCTGCCGACAGTATCGTGATTAACCGGCCGGATTCATTTTACTCGCTCCACAGGCAGCTTGTATGGAGCATTGCCGCCTGTATGGTGATTCTCTTATCAATAATTGCCTTTCTCGGCTCACACATACTTTATCGCAAAAATGCTGAAAAACAGATACGCAGCAGCAAGGAGCTTCTTGAAAAAATAATCAACAGCGTGCCCCAGTCTATTTTCTGGAAAGATAGGACGGGGCGTTATCTTGGCTGCAATAAGGCCTATGCATTGATAACCGGCGTAAAGGAGCCTTCCCGGATCATTGGATTGACATGCGCAGACTTACCAGGCTCCAGCGAAGAAATCGCAAACTTTCAGACCAATGACCGGAAAGTGATGGCAACAGGAAAACCCAAAACCAACATCATTGAAAAAACCCACAACGCTGACGGAAAACAGGCATGGATAAAAACCTCCATAGCCCCCTTGCAGGACGAAGAGGGGAAAATATTCGGGATGCTGGGAATCTTTGACGATATCACCAGGCAAAAAGAGATGGAAAAGGCCCTGGAAAAAAAAATTATCACCCTGACCCTACCCCTTGATAATCCTGACGGAATTGAATTTGAAGATCTGTTTGATCTTAAAGAAACCCAAAAAATCCAAGATGAATTTGCCAAGGCTATGGGGGTTGCCTCTCTTATCACCCGGCCGGACGGAACCCCCATCACAGCACCGAGTAATTTTTGCAGATTTTGCTCAATGATTCGTTGCACCCCAACAGGGTTGTCCAACTGTATCGCCTCTGACGAATCCCAGGGTCGGCCGATCAAAGGCGGGCCGAACATCAGCTGCTGCCTGAGCGCCGGAATACTGGGCGGCGTCGTTGCTGTTGAAATCCGGGGGCGGCATCTGGGCAGTTGGGGGATTGGCCAGGTACGGGACGAGAACAACCTCACAACAGAAAAACAGATTAAAGAATATGCCCTTGGTATTGGGGCTGACCAAGAAGAATTAATCAAGGCATACAAAGAAATACCATCCATGTCCCGCAAGCATTTTGAAGATATTACCCAGGTCCTTTATAATCTGATAAATTATTGGTCCACCATGGCTTACCAGAATCTTCAGCAGGCCAGGCTGATCAGCGACCTGAAACGCTCGCAACATGAACGGGAACAACTGCAATCCCAATTGATTCAGGCACAAAAAATGGAGGCCATCGGCCGCCTGGCAGGCGGGGTTGCCCATGATTTCAACAATATGTTGACCACCATTCTTGCAAATGCTGAAATAGCGCTTTTGACTATGCCGCCCGACGCTAAATTCACCAATAATATTAAAGAAATTGTGAAAGCATCAAAACAATCTTCAGATCTGACCCGGCAGCTTCTTGGTTTTGCAAGGAAACAGGCCATCGCACCAAAAATTCTTGATCTGAACCAAGTAGTGGGTGACCTCACCAAGATGCTTCGCCGATTGATCGGAGAATCTATTGATCTGGAATGGAGGCCGTTAGCCGATCTTTGGCCGGTCAAAGCCGACACGGGACAAATCACTCAGATATTGACCAATCTGTGTGCCAATGCCCGCGACGGAATTCAAGGCGTGGGAAAAATAATCATAGAAACAGCCAATACGACCCTGGATAAGAATTACTGCATAACCCATGAAGCCGGCATCCCCGGTGATTACACCTGCATTTGTGTCAGTGATACCGGATGTGGAATGACCAAGGAAACAATGGATAATATTTTTGAACCATTTTTCACAACAAAAACCGAAGGCAAAGGTACGGGCTTGGGGCTTGCCACCGTATACGGTATTGTTCAGCAGAACAAGGGCGCAATTGAAGTCGACAGCGAATTAGACATTGGATCGACATTTAAAATTTACTTTCCCCGCCACATGCCTCGTCAGGCGCCAAAACGAGAAGCAGCCTGTGAAAAAAATAAATTTTTAGGCAACGAGACAATCCTTGTGGTTGAAGACGACCCCGGAGTGCTTAAAATTGCGTTAACGATTCTTAAAGCACTGGGGTATTGTGTCCTCGTCGCAAACAATCCCCATGAAGCCATTACCGTTTGCAAAGACTACACAAGTGCCGTTGACCTTCTCTTAACCGATGTGGTCATGCCGGACATGAGCGGACCGGAACTGGCCCAAGCGCTTATAAAAACGCGGCCCGACCTCAAAGTTTTGTTTATGTCCGGCTACTCTAAAGACATGATCAGGCACCACGGCATACATGATGAGATTACCCAATTCATCGGCAAGCCTTTTTCTGCTCAATCCCTTTCTGAAAAAATTCGAAAAATTTTTGATGGTAAGGACGCAGAAGGATAA
- a CDS encoding DUF134 domain-containing protein, with protein sequence MPRPKRPRCISSKPAIKGFKPRGTMETGEVILSLEEFEVLKLIDYEGMDQSGAAQVMDVSRQTVGRVLKTARYKIAESLVTAKRLTVQGGCYEMRGRGKGRGWRHGCRNSQER encoded by the coding sequence ATGCCAAGACCCAAGCGACCCAGATGTATTTCATCCAAACCGGCCATTAAAGGCTTCAAGCCCAGAGGAACTATGGAGACCGGAGAGGTAATTCTGTCCTTGGAAGAATTTGAAGTCCTTAAACTCATAGATTATGAGGGTATGGATCAATCCGGCGCTGCGCAGGTGATGGATGTTTCCCGACAAACCGTTGGAAGAGTTTTAAAAACCGCGCGCTATAAAATCGCGGAATCTCTGGTGACAGCCAAACGGCTGACCGTTCAGGGCGGCTGCTATGAGATGCGGGGCCGGGGAAAGGGCAGGGGGTGGCGGCATGGGTGCAGAAATTCCCAGGAACGTTAA
- a CDS encoding pyridoxal phosphate-dependent aminotransferase, whose amino-acid sequence MSQVAAQYEDVISLGIGEPDFDTPAPIIEKSFEDARKGHTHYTHAKGDPELIEKLSCCLSKDLGKPVPPECIIITHGAMNGLANAFRTLMDPGDEIIVVEPHFPDYLAHITLAHAVPKYVPSGFDKGFLPDPADIEAAITSKTKIILINSPNNPTGTVVPKSLLEEIAAIAKAHDLCVVSDEVYDRISFAGRAASIYNCPGMENHSLVINSFSKTYAMTGWRVGFAYGPQPVIDQMVKVGNYAIACASSVSQRAALAALDTPDEVIKQMSDTFERRMDLVCSRLEAMPEVRVNRPQGSFYVFADISSITNQSRQFALDLIKEEKVVVVPGYPFGLSCEGCIRIACTIGREKLSEAMDRLGRFLAARRH is encoded by the coding sequence ATGAGTCAAGTCGCAGCCCAGTATGAAGATGTCATTTCACTTGGCATCGGCGAACCTGACTTTGATACCCCGGCCCCCATTATCGAGAAATCCTTTGAAGATGCCCGGAAAGGCCATACCCACTATACCCATGCCAAAGGCGATCCTGAGCTCATCGAAAAATTATCCTGTTGCCTGTCAAAGGACCTTGGCAAACCCGTTCCCCCTGAGTGCATCATCATCACCCATGGGGCAATGAACGGCCTTGCAAACGCCTTTAGGACCCTTATGGATCCAGGGGATGAAATCATTGTTGTCGAACCCCATTTCCCGGATTACCTGGCCCATATTACCCTGGCCCATGCCGTTCCCAAATATGTGCCTTCGGGATTTGATAAAGGGTTTTTACCGGATCCGGCTGACATTGAAGCGGCCATCACGTCAAAAACAAAAATTATTTTGATTAATTCGCCCAATAATCCCACCGGCACGGTGGTGCCCAAAAGCCTTTTGGAAGAGATCGCAGCCATTGCCAAGGCCCATGATCTTTGTGTGGTGTCTGATGAGGTGTATGACCGTATCTCCTTTGCAGGCCGGGCCGCATCCATTTATAATTGTCCGGGGATGGAGAACCATTCCCTTGTCATTAATTCTTTTTCCAAAACCTATGCCATGACCGGATGGCGGGTGGGATTTGCCTATGGGCCCCAACCTGTCATTGATCAGATGGTAAAAGTGGGTAACTACGCCATAGCCTGTGCGTCCAGTGTGAGCCAGCGGGCAGCCCTTGCAGCCCTGGATACGCCGGATGAGGTGATTAAACAGATGTCCGATACTTTTGAACGCCGGATGGATCTGGTTTGTTCGCGGCTTGAAGCCATGCCGGAGGTTCGGGTCAATCGACCCCAAGGCAGTTTTTACGTATTTGCCGACATCTCCAGCATCACCAACCAATCCAGGCAATTTGCCCTGGATCTGATAAAAGAGGAAAAAGTCGTGGTGGTACCCGGATACCCATTCGGGCTATCCTGTGAGGGGTGTATCCGCATTGCCTGCACCATAGGCCGAGAAAAACTTTCTGAAGCCATGGATCGCCTGGGGCGGTTTCTTGCTGCAAGAAGGCATTGA
- a CDS encoding metal-dependent transcriptional regulator → MNSEHTLSESLEDYLEVILELQVMNTVARSKDIAERLNIKCGSVTGTLKKLADRKLINYEPYGYITLTPKGDKIAKEITTRHNVFKHFLFKHVELDENVAEQTACRMEHAMNHKNFMKFKAFVRKLDA, encoded by the coding sequence ATGAACAGCGAACACACCCTTTCCGAAAGTCTTGAAGACTATCTTGAAGTCATACTGGAACTCCAGGTCATGAATACGGTTGCCCGGTCAAAAGATATTGCCGAAAGACTGAATATTAAATGCGGGTCCGTGACCGGTACACTTAAAAAATTGGCTGACCGAAAATTGATCAATTATGAACCGTACGGCTATATCACCTTGACCCCCAAAGGAGATAAAATCGCAAAAGAGATTACAACCCGTCATAATGTGTTCAAGCATTTTTTATTCAAACATGTGGAGCTTGATGAAAATGTTGCAGAACAAACCGCGTGCCGCATGGAACACGCCATGAACCATAAAAATTTTATGAAATTCAAGGCGTTTGTTAGAAAACTGGATGCCTGA